A genomic stretch from Acidobacteriota bacterium includes:
- the coaD gene encoding pantetheine-phosphate adenylyltransferase has product MSTSHDRVAVFPGSFDPLTNGHVDIILRGARLFDSIVVAILCNAEKDPLFTPEERVDTVREVFREYPNVDVESFEGLLVDYAHRRKASVIVRGLRAVSDFEFELQMALMNRRLGPEMETVFMMPAEQYTYVSSRLIKEVFALGGPIAGLVPDVVELRLREKQAQKRL; this is encoded by the coding sequence ATGAGCACGTCCCACGACCGCGTGGCGGTGTTTCCGGGGTCGTTCGATCCGCTCACCAACGGGCATGTCGACATCATCCTGCGGGGAGCCCGGCTGTTCGACAGCATCGTTGTGGCCATCCTCTGCAATGCGGAGAAGGACCCGCTCTTCACTCCGGAGGAACGCGTCGACACGGTGCGGGAGGTGTTCCGCGAATATCCGAACGTGGATGTGGAATCGTTCGAGGGACTGCTGGTGGATTACGCGCACCGGCGAAAGGCCTCGGTCATCGTGCGGGGCCTGCGGGCGGTGTCGGACTTCGAATTCGAGTTGCAGATGGCGCTGATGAACCGTCGGCTTGGACCCGAGATGGAAACGGTGTTCATGATGCCGGCCGAGCAGTACACGTACGTGAGTTCCCGCCTGATCAAAGAAGTGTTCGCCCTCGGCGGCCCGATTGCCGGTCTCGTGCCCGATGTGGTGGAACTCCGCCTGCGCGAAAAACAGGCGCAGAAGAGGTTATAG
- the rsmA gene encoding 16S rRNA (adenine(1518)-N(6)/adenine(1519)-N(6))-dimethyltransferase RsmA, with product MPMARRRFGQHFLEPAWIDKVLAAAGLLPGDHVIEIGPGRGALTRPLAERVASVTAIELDRDLVAWLRPRVARNVTVVSGDVLTLGREALFSGLGPDQPVRVIGNLPYNVSSPILFRLLDLHRETGRLIDASLMLQREVADRVSAAPGSRETGVLSIMVQLDADVDTVLTLPPGAFRPVPKVRSAVVRLRFRAPSVPLSADSRRLFEALVRSIFAQRRKTLANALRPLAASMAVDPKAVLVSAGIDASRRPETLHLVDLAALVDALAPLPRSSVL from the coding sequence ATGCCAATGGCTCGGCGCCGCTTTGGACAGCATTTTCTTGAGCCGGCCTGGATCGACAAAGTGCTGGCCGCCGCGGGACTCCTGCCCGGCGATCACGTCATCGAGATTGGGCCGGGCCGCGGCGCCCTCACGCGGCCGTTGGCCGAGCGGGTGGCGAGTGTCACCGCGATCGAGCTCGATCGCGATCTGGTGGCCTGGCTGCGACCGCGCGTCGCCCGCAATGTCACGGTCGTGTCGGGCGACGTGCTCACGCTGGGGCGAGAGGCCCTCTTCTCCGGCCTGGGGCCGGATCAGCCGGTTCGCGTCATCGGGAATCTGCCCTACAACGTGTCGTCGCCGATCCTGTTCCGTCTCCTGGACCTGCATCGCGAGACCGGACGGCTGATTGACGCATCCTTGATGCTTCAGCGCGAAGTGGCCGACCGTGTTTCCGCGGCGCCAGGTTCACGCGAGACCGGTGTCCTGTCAATCATGGTCCAGCTCGATGCCGACGTGGACACGGTACTGACGTTGCCGCCGGGTGCCTTCAGGCCGGTTCCCAAGGTGCGATCGGCGGTCGTCCGTCTCCGCTTCAGAGCACCCAGTGTGCCGCTGTCGGCAGATTCGAGGCGGCTGTTCGAGGCTCTGGTTCGATCGATTTTCGCCCAGAGGCGAAAGACCCTCGCAAACGCTCTCCGCCCGCTGGCGGCTTCCATGGCAGTCGATCCGAAGGCCGTCCTCGTGTCGGCAGGTATCGACGCCTCCCGACGCCCTGAGACGTTGCATCTGGTGGACCTGGCTGCGCTTGTGGACGCGCTCGCGCCGTTGCCGCGATCTTCTGTGTTATAG
- the lexA gene encoding transcriptional repressor LexA: MAFPLTRRQREILDYLGEFIQQHGYAPSLEEIGRRFGLSSLATVHKHLTNLQEKGFIRRAWNRSRSVELVPTRGGGRAIELPLLGFVAAGVPIEAVATAESIAVPEDLVGKRDTFVLKVRGDSMIDEQIRDGDFVIVEDRKTAENGEMVIALLGGSDVTLKKFYREDGHIRLQPANPAMQPLLVTPEQVQIQGVVVGVMRKY; encoded by the coding sequence GTGGCCTTTCCACTCACACGACGCCAGAGGGAAATCCTCGATTACCTCGGCGAATTCATTCAGCAGCACGGCTACGCGCCGAGTCTCGAAGAGATCGGCCGGCGCTTCGGGTTGTCTTCGCTGGCGACGGTGCACAAACATCTGACGAATCTCCAGGAGAAGGGCTTCATTCGCCGGGCCTGGAATCGCAGCCGGTCGGTCGAACTGGTGCCGACACGCGGCGGCGGCCGGGCCATCGAATTGCCTTTGCTCGGGTTTGTCGCGGCCGGTGTGCCCATCGAGGCCGTCGCCACGGCCGAGTCGATCGCGGTGCCGGAAGATCTGGTGGGCAAACGCGACACCTTCGTGCTGAAGGTCCGCGGCGACTCGATGATTGACGAGCAGATTCGCGACGGCGATTTTGTCATCGTCGAGGACCGCAAGACGGCCGAGAACGGTGAGATGGTGATTGCACTGCTCGGCGGATCGGACGTCACGCTGAAGAAGTTTTACCGCGAGGACGGGCACATCAGGCTCCAGCCGGCGAACCCGGCGATGCAGCCGTTACTGGTGACACCCGAGCAGGTGCAGATTCAGGGCGTCGTGGTCGGCGTCATGCGGAAGTACTGA
- the nth gene encoding endonuclease III: MKTAEHIQSVIETLSRQHPGADTELLYGNAFQLLVAAILSAQSTDVGVNRITPELFARYPDAAALGAAAQEDVERLVKSTGFFRQKTRAIIGMSQVLVERHGGDVPRTMDALVKLPGVGRKTANVVLGHAMGIPGLAVDRHVLRVGNRIGIASSDDPERVEQQLTGALPPGWWTRAADTLTLHGRRICKPAPQCERCAVNALCAFRRSTRRPARAPIVHSLPAAPSSARTRRPAAIRRRSSKR; the protein is encoded by the coding sequence GTGAAGACTGCTGAACACATTCAGAGCGTCATCGAGACGCTGTCACGGCAGCATCCCGGGGCCGACACCGAGTTGCTGTACGGAAACGCCTTCCAGTTGCTCGTGGCGGCCATCCTTTCGGCACAGTCCACCGATGTCGGCGTGAACCGGATCACTCCCGAGCTGTTCGCCCGGTATCCGGACGCGGCCGCGCTCGGCGCCGCCGCCCAGGAAGACGTGGAGCGGCTGGTCAAGTCGACGGGGTTCTTTCGGCAGAAGACGCGCGCCATCATCGGGATGTCACAGGTGCTGGTGGAGCGGCATGGGGGTGATGTCCCCCGCACGATGGACGCGCTGGTCAAACTGCCTGGCGTCGGACGGAAGACGGCCAACGTCGTGCTGGGTCATGCGATGGGTATTCCGGGTCTGGCGGTCGATCGGCACGTCCTGCGCGTCGGCAACCGCATCGGCATCGCGTCTTCTGACGATCCTGAGCGAGTCGAACAGCAGCTGACCGGTGCATTGCCTCCCGGATGGTGGACACGGGCGGCCGATACCCTGACTCTCCACGGCAGGCGGATCTGCAAGCCCGCCCCGCAATGCGAACGCTGTGCGGTCAACGCGCTTTGCGCGTTCCGCCGGTCGACTCGACGGCCCGCTCGCGCGCCGATCGTGCACTCGCTCCCCGCTGCCCCGTCCAGCGCCCGCACACGGCGTCCCGCCGCCATCCGCCGGCGCTCCTCCAAACGATGA
- a CDS encoding pyridoxal phosphate-dependent aminotransferase, with protein MAVSELASTIIESPTLRLNEEARLLRERGEPVIHLGIGEPKNKTPIAAILASAAKLSQGDVKYCPTDGTPSLKKAIIRYTEEHYDKVVAPENVIVSAGAKQCIFNLLYCILNPQDEVVILAPYWVSYPEMVKMCYGVPVIVTPEDGTFHPRMADIERAVGSNTKAIIINSPNNPSGIVYREEFIAQIIDFCERKKIYVIMDDIYHKLVFDGKRAPSAYQFTTRDLEDSRVLVVNGIAKLYGMTGFRIGWCVAPRPLVTVMTNVQAQTTSCGSPVMQAGAEGALIGLQSIVEGLRLQIQNNRDVAMRELSSFNGVKTCAPDGTFYCLPDFRAYSGNSVELSRFLLKKALVVTVPGRDFGMEGHLRLSFAGTVKDITEGIARIKWALDPTSPNDIYIGDKKLIRDWL; from the coding sequence ATGGCTGTCAGTGAGCTTGCCAGTACGATTATCGAGTCGCCGACGCTGCGGCTCAACGAGGAGGCCCGGCTGCTGCGGGAACGCGGCGAGCCGGTCATCCACCTCGGCATCGGGGAGCCGAAGAACAAGACACCCATCGCGGCGATTCTCGCGTCAGCGGCCAAGCTCAGCCAGGGCGACGTGAAGTACTGCCCGACCGACGGAACGCCTTCTCTCAAGAAGGCCATCATCCGCTATACGGAGGAGCACTACGACAAAGTCGTGGCTCCCGAAAACGTCATCGTGTCGGCGGGCGCCAAGCAGTGCATCTTCAACCTGCTGTATTGCATCCTGAACCCGCAGGACGAAGTGGTGATCCTCGCGCCGTACTGGGTCAGTTATCCCGAGATGGTCAAGATGTGCTACGGCGTGCCGGTGATCGTCACGCCCGAGGACGGGACCTTCCATCCGCGAATGGCCGACATCGAGCGCGCCGTCGGATCCAATACGAAGGCCATCATCATCAACAGCCCGAACAACCCGAGCGGGATCGTGTATCGGGAAGAGTTCATCGCCCAGATCATCGACTTCTGCGAACGCAAGAAGATCTACGTGATCATGGACGACATCTACCACAAACTGGTGTTTGACGGGAAACGGGCGCCATCGGCGTACCAGTTTACGACGCGCGATCTCGAGGATTCGCGTGTCCTCGTGGTCAACGGCATCGCGAAACTGTACGGGATGACGGGGTTTCGGATCGGGTGGTGCGTGGCGCCGCGGCCGCTGGTCACGGTGATGACCAACGTGCAGGCGCAGACCACCTCGTGCGGGTCGCCGGTGATGCAGGCGGGCGCCGAAGGCGCGTTGATCGGCCTGCAGAGCATTGTCGAAGGGCTCCGGCTGCAGATCCAGAACAACCGCGACGTGGCGATGCGGGAACTGTCCTCGTTCAACGGCGTGAAGACCTGCGCGCCGGACGGCACGTTCTACTGCCTGCCCGACTTCCGCGCGTACAGCGGCAACTCTGTCGAACTGTCGAGATTCCTTTTGAAGAAGGCGCTGGTCGTGACGGTTCCCGGCCGCGACTTCGGCATGGAAGGCCACTTGCGGCTCAGCTTCGCCGGGACGGTCAAGGACATCACCGAGGGGATCGCCCGCATCAAGTGGGCGCTGGATCCGACGTCGCCCAACGACATCTACATCGGCGACAAGAAGCTCATCAGGGACTGGCTATGA
- a CDS encoding metallopeptidase family protein: MTRARFEKLVAEAARTIPRRFRQQIQNLALIVEAEPDDDLLDDMEIEPPDTLFGLYQGTPLTERRWDHGNVLPDRIVLYQGPIEDACESEDEIVATIGETLIHEVGHYFGMTEEELEDIEQRYWRGDAEGCEPEES; encoded by the coding sequence ATGACCCGGGCACGCTTCGAGAAGCTCGTGGCCGAAGCGGCGAGGACGATTCCCAGGCGTTTCCGACAGCAGATTCAGAACCTCGCGCTCATCGTCGAAGCGGAGCCCGACGACGACCTGCTCGACGACATGGAGATCGAGCCTCCGGACACGTTGTTCGGGCTGTACCAGGGCACGCCGCTGACCGAACGTCGCTGGGATCACGGCAATGTGCTTCCGGACCGGATTGTGCTCTACCAGGGGCCGATCGAGGACGCCTGCGAATCGGAGGACGAGATCGTCGCGACGATTGGGGAGACGCTGATTCACGAAGTCGGCCACTACTTCGGCATGACCGAGGAGGAACTCGAGGACATCGAGCAGCGCTACTGGCGAGGCGACGCTGAGGGCTGCGAGCCGGAGGAATCCTGA
- a CDS encoding RNA polymerase sigma factor has translation MSDSTVGADAHLPLNEWEDGALVRACFEGRTEAFDVIVERHSRAVYRLCYRFVGRHEDATDLSQDVFLRAFRGLRRFRGDSSLATWLHRISVNVCLNKVSVRTPVLTPLDQTAPVQARGEDAIGGVLREERARQVRAAVARLPRKQRATLILRVYQDLSHKQIAEVLQTSEGAVKANFFHALGSLKKALMKRNLG, from the coding sequence GTGAGCGATTCGACTGTCGGTGCCGACGCTCATCTGCCGCTCAACGAGTGGGAGGACGGGGCGCTGGTGCGGGCGTGCTTCGAGGGCCGGACCGAGGCGTTTGATGTGATCGTGGAGCGGCACAGCCGCGCGGTGTACCGGCTGTGTTACCGTTTTGTGGGCCGGCACGAGGACGCGACCGACCTCTCACAGGATGTGTTCCTGCGTGCCTTTCGAGGTCTTCGGCGGTTTCGCGGGGATTCGTCGCTGGCCACCTGGCTGCACCGCATCAGCGTGAATGTGTGCCTCAACAAGGTTTCGGTTCGGACGCCGGTCCTGACGCCGCTTGATCAAACCGCTCCCGTGCAGGCCCGGGGGGAGGATGCCATTGGCGGTGTGTTGCGGGAGGAACGGGCGAGACAGGTGAGGGCGGCCGTCGCCCGTCTGCCGCGAAAGCAGCGGGCCACGCTCATTCTGCGCGTCTATCAGGACCTGTCGCACAAACAGATCGCCGAGGTGCTGCAGACGTCCGAGGGTGCGGTGAAGGCCAACTTCTTCCACGCTCTCGGGAGTCTCAAGAAAGCCCTGATGAAGCGGAATCTCGGGTGA
- a CDS encoding ribonuclease J — translation MSDQPAVPAAAQPLLDVVALGGLGEFGLNMMAVSYGDTMVIVDAGSMFPEPESLGVDLIIPDLTYLQQHAARTCAIVLTHGHEDHIGALWHVMRTVKGPVYGTPLTLALAESKLAEHDSDTRDRLVSVRPRDTVVVGDFTIEFLRVTHSMPDCVAVAIHTPVGILICTGDFKIDQTPIDGEHFDFHRLAQLGSEGVLALFSDSTNIERAGVTGSELSVIEAFEEIFSSTKGKIVVTSFATSIFRLQLLVNLAAQFDRKVAFVGRGMVETSQIAQRLGYLKVPAGLAIRDSEVKSHAPESVLCLVTGSQGEPLSALSRIAINDHRHVTLSPEDVVVFSAREIPGNERSIDRVMNHIARRGADIISQRDKHVHVSGHASEEELKLMLSLVRPRCFVPIHGGFRQRSRLARVGSRLTGDLPNRVTVIVAENGDLLRFDRTGGAIAGKVPAGRVLIDGSAVSGLGEEVLRDRRHLAEDGLIVPVIAINKQTGMIEGVPELITRGLALEQGDDNPLRDAARLIADLLESASIEERTDYGMMKDKLTVELRRFIRKRFGQRPLVLPVIMEV, via the coding sequence ATGTCCGACCAGCCGGCTGTACCTGCTGCTGCCCAGCCGCTGCTCGACGTTGTGGCTCTCGGCGGCCTCGGAGAGTTCGGCCTCAACATGATGGCCGTCTCCTACGGCGACACGATGGTGATCGTGGATGCCGGATCCATGTTCCCGGAACCGGAGTCGCTCGGCGTTGATCTGATCATCCCGGATCTGACCTACCTCCAGCAGCACGCCGCTCGAACGTGCGCGATCGTCCTGACGCACGGCCACGAAGATCACATCGGCGCGCTCTGGCACGTGATGCGGACGGTCAAAGGCCCCGTCTACGGGACGCCGCTTACGCTGGCGCTGGCCGAATCGAAGCTCGCGGAGCACGACTCCGACACGCGGGATCGCCTGGTCAGCGTGCGGCCGCGCGATACGGTCGTCGTCGGCGACTTCACGATCGAATTTCTGCGTGTCACGCACAGCATGCCGGATTGCGTGGCTGTCGCGATCCATACGCCGGTCGGGATCCTCATCTGCACGGGCGACTTCAAGATCGATCAGACACCGATCGACGGGGAACATTTTGATTTCCACCGGCTGGCGCAGCTGGGGAGCGAGGGGGTCCTGGCGCTGTTCTCGGACAGCACGAACATTGAACGCGCCGGGGTCACCGGCTCGGAACTCTCTGTCATCGAGGCGTTCGAGGAGATCTTCTCGAGCACTAAGGGCAAGATCGTCGTGACGTCGTTCGCGACGAGCATCTTCCGCCTGCAGCTCCTGGTGAATCTCGCGGCGCAGTTCGACCGCAAGGTGGCCTTCGTCGGCCGCGGCATGGTGGAGACCTCTCAGATCGCCCAGCGGCTTGGCTACCTCAAGGTGCCAGCCGGCCTGGCCATCCGCGACTCGGAGGTCAAGTCGCACGCGCCGGAATCCGTGCTCTGCCTGGTCACGGGCAGCCAGGGCGAGCCGCTGTCGGCGCTCTCTCGCATTGCGATCAACGATCACCGGCATGTCACGTTGTCCCCCGAAGATGTTGTCGTCTTTTCGGCCAGGGAGATCCCCGGCAACGAGCGCTCGATCGATCGGGTGATGAACCACATCGCCCGGCGAGGCGCCGACATCATCAGCCAGCGGGACAAGCACGTCCATGTGTCGGGGCACGCCAGCGAAGAGGAACTCAAGCTGATGCTGTCGCTGGTGCGGCCGCGGTGCTTCGTGCCGATTCATGGCGGCTTCAGGCAACGGTCGAGATTGGCGCGCGTGGGCAGCCGGCTGACTGGTGATCTTCCGAACCGGGTTACGGTGATCGTCGCCGAGAACGGCGACCTGCTCCGGTTCGATCGCACCGGCGGCGCGATTGCCGGCAAGGTGCCGGCCGGGCGCGTGCTGATTGACGGTTCGGCGGTCAGCGGCCTGGGCGAAGAGGTGCTGCGGGACCGGCGACACCTGGCCGAGGACGGCCTGATCGTCCCAGTGATCGCGATCAACAAGCAGACCGGCATGATTGAAGGCGTCCCCGAACTGATCACCAGGGGGCTCGCGCTGGAACAGGGCGACGACAATCCGCTGCGGGACGCCGCCAGACTCATCGCCGACCTGCTGGAATCGGCGAGCATCGAAGAACGGACCGACTACGGCATGATGAAGGATAAACTGACCGTCGAGCTGCGGCGCTTCATCCGGAAGCGATTCGGACAGCGGCCCCTGGTGCTGCCCGTGATTATGGAGGTTTGA
- the recG gene encoding ATP-dependent DNA helicase RecG, whose product MTLDDPLQSLTGIGPRRAADLERTGLRSVGDLLSRFPLRYEDRSTFRDIATLGEGEVVTVCGTVVSCGLHLTRRPGFKIFSAVVRDGSGTLRVSWLNQPYMADVIHRGALIVLFGEISRRNPGGLQLTSPEYELVDQDDADTIHTGRVVPVYEKAGSVTGRIQRRIVYDALRQLPADLPDLTPPWIFNSIALADWRTALVESHFPAPGTDLATLNAFRTPAQLRLIFDEFLHFQLGLLLRRQAADSERKPASVVVNDRIRDSVRARLPFVLTDGQRSALKEIVADMTRPHAMHRMLQGDVGAGKTIVALLAAVVAIENGLQVALMAPTEILAEQHYLTVKRLLDRSPYCIALLTGSTPAADRRRVLSEIESGMAQLVVGTHALVQQRVAFSRLGLVVIDEQHRFGVMQRSVLREKGWRPDVLVMTATPIPRTLALTTYGDLDVSIIRDLPPGRTPIKTTAKPQSRRDDVYAFVRGELERGRQAYIVYPLIEESSKVDVRAATEGAETLAAEVFPAYRVELLHGRLKPEEKDRIMGAFAAGRVHVLVSTTVIEVGIDVPNASVMVIEHAERFGLAQLHQLRGRVGRGGHQSFCVLLYQAPLGVAGRGRLKTLVETADGFVIAERDLALRGPGDFFGTRQSGAPTLRSGDLLRDHDVMEQARTLAGVALSRRDETEALIAEVRRTWSARFGLASVG is encoded by the coding sequence GTGACGCTCGACGACCCGCTGCAATCGCTGACGGGGATCGGCCCGCGCCGGGCGGCAGATCTCGAACGCACCGGCCTCCGGTCGGTCGGCGATCTGCTCAGCCGCTTCCCACTCCGGTATGAAGATCGGTCGACGTTCCGCGACATCGCGACGCTCGGCGAGGGCGAGGTCGTCACGGTGTGCGGTACGGTCGTCTCGTGCGGGCTGCATCTGACGCGCCGGCCAGGTTTCAAGATCTTCAGCGCCGTCGTCCGGGACGGCAGCGGTACCCTTCGGGTTTCGTGGCTGAATCAGCCCTACATGGCCGACGTCATCCACCGAGGCGCCTTGATTGTGCTCTTCGGCGAAATCTCACGACGTAACCCCGGCGGGCTGCAGTTGACCAGTCCAGAGTACGAGCTGGTCGACCAGGACGATGCCGACACGATTCATACGGGGCGCGTCGTGCCGGTGTACGAGAAGGCCGGCTCGGTCACCGGACGAATCCAGCGTCGCATTGTGTACGACGCACTCCGGCAATTGCCGGCTGATCTGCCTGATCTCACGCCGCCGTGGATCTTCAATTCGATAGCACTGGCCGACTGGCGGACAGCGCTGGTGGAGTCGCACTTTCCGGCTCCAGGCACGGACCTGGCCACGCTGAATGCGTTCAGGACGCCCGCGCAATTGCGGCTCATCTTCGACGAGTTCCTGCATTTTCAGCTCGGGTTGCTGTTGAGACGGCAGGCCGCTGACTCGGAACGGAAACCGGCGTCCGTCGTGGTGAACGACCGGATCCGCGATTCCGTCAGAGCCCGGCTGCCGTTCGTGCTGACCGACGGACAGCGGTCCGCACTCAAAGAGATTGTCGCCGATATGACCCGGCCCCACGCCATGCACCGGATGCTCCAGGGCGATGTCGGGGCTGGCAAGACCATCGTTGCGCTGCTGGCCGCTGTGGTGGCGATCGAGAACGGGTTGCAGGTGGCGCTGATGGCGCCCACCGAGATCCTGGCGGAGCAGCACTACCTCACCGTGAAACGGCTCCTCGATCGCTCGCCCTACTGTATTGCGTTGCTGACTGGATCGACGCCGGCCGCGGATCGGCGACGGGTCCTGAGCGAGATCGAATCCGGCATGGCGCAACTGGTGGTCGGGACGCACGCGCTGGTACAGCAGAGGGTGGCGTTCTCCCGGCTCGGTCTGGTGGTGATTGACGAACAGCATCGGTTTGGCGTCATGCAGAGGAGTGTGCTCCGCGAGAAGGGATGGCGGCCGGATGTGCTGGTGATGACGGCCACGCCGATTCCAAGGACGCTGGCGCTGACGACGTACGGCGATCTCGACGTGTCGATCATCCGCGATCTGCCGCCCGGCAGGACGCCGATCAAGACCACGGCGAAGCCCCAGTCGAGGCGCGACGATGTTTACGCGTTTGTCCGCGGCGAGCTCGAGCGCGGGCGTCAGGCGTACATCGTGTATCCGCTCATCGAGGAGTCGTCGAAGGTGGATGTGCGGGCCGCGACCGAGGGGGCTGAGACGCTGGCGGCCGAGGTGTTCCCGGCGTACCGCGTGGAATTGCTCCACGGGCGGCTCAAACCCGAGGAGAAGGATCGCATCATGGGGGCGTTCGCCGCCGGCCGCGTGCACGTGCTGGTGTCGACGACCGTGATCGAGGTCGGCATCGACGTGCCAAACGCGTCCGTCATGGTGATCGAGCACGCGGAGCGGTTCGGACTGGCCCAGTTGCATCAGTTGCGGGGACGCGTCGGCAGGGGAGGCCATCAGTCGTTCTGCGTGCTGTTGTACCAGGCGCCGCTTGGCGTGGCCGGGCGCGGGCGCCTCAAGACGCTGGTCGAGACGGCAGACGGGTTCGTGATTGCCGAACGGGATCTGGCGCTTCGGGGTCCGGGCGACTTCTTTGGAACGCGGCAATCTGGCGCGCCGACGTTGCGTTCGGGTGACCTGCTGCGCGACCATGACGTGATGGAGCAGGCGCGGACGCTCGCGGGAGTGGCACTGTCCCGACGCGATGAGACGGAGGCGTTGATCGCCGAGGTGCGGCGGACCTGGAGCGCGCGATTCGGGTTGGCGTCGGTGGGGTAG
- a CDS encoding DUF3467 domain-containing protein: MADEAHQVNFTIVPADSANQERTYSNFCAVSHTPFDFTLTFCEVLPLSEQDLRHAEADHVVRAPVRVKVAVPVQLMPSLIAALQEQLRSFNESYANVGWSKGPVH; this comes from the coding sequence ATGGCTGATGAAGCGCATCAGGTCAACTTTACGATCGTTCCGGCCGACTCGGCGAATCAGGAACGCACGTACTCGAACTTCTGCGCGGTCTCCCACACGCCGTTCGACTTCACGCTGACGTTCTGTGAGGTGCTGCCGCTGTCGGAACAGGACCTCCGGCACGCCGAGGCCGACCACGTCGTCCGCGCGCCAGTGCGCGTCAAGGTCGCCGTCCCCGTTCAACTGATGCCCAGCCTGATCGCGGCACTTCAAGAACAATTGCGCTCGTTCAACGAGTCGTACGCCAACGTCGGCTGGTCCAAGGGGCCGGTGCATTAG
- the rsmD gene encoding 16S rRNA (guanine(966)-N(2))-methyltransferase RsmD, which translates to MRVIGGRYRRRQLKAPAWEGLRPTSDRLKQTLFDVLTARIPGARVLDGFAGSGALGLEALSRGAAEVVFVDHDARAIALVAANLAHCGVASGYVMIRDDFQRGVRQMPAGQRFDLILLDPPYETDVAGVLETAAGRLTVDGRLVLEHASRRPAPDRVGELTCLRRLVAGDSALAFYGQMPAESADTREGS; encoded by the coding sequence ATGCGCGTGATCGGTGGGCGGTACAGGCGACGTCAGCTGAAGGCACCGGCGTGGGAAGGCCTTCGCCCGACCTCGGATCGCCTCAAGCAGACGCTGTTCGATGTGCTGACGGCGCGCATTCCTGGCGCGCGCGTGCTGGACGGGTTCGCCGGATCCGGCGCGCTTGGCCTGGAGGCCCTCAGCCGGGGAGCCGCCGAGGTGGTGTTTGTCGATCACGATGCGAGAGCGATCGCACTGGTTGCGGCCAATCTGGCGCACTGCGGTGTCGCGAGCGGCTATGTTATGATTCGCGACGATTTCCAGCGCGGGGTCCGGCAGATGCCCGCAGGCCAGCGTTTCGATCTGATTCTGCTGGATCCTCCGTACGAGACTGATGTGGCCGGCGTGCTGGAGACGGCCGCCGGGCGGCTCACGGTGGATGGGAGGCTGGTGCTTGAGCACGCCAGTCGACGGCCGGCGCCGGACCGGGTGGGCGAACTGACGTGCCTCCGTCGGCTGGTTGCCGGAGACAGTGCTCTGGCGTTCTACGGACAGATGCCGGCCGAATCGGCGGACACAAGGGAGGGTTCATGA